The Epinephelus lanceolatus isolate andai-2023 chromosome 10, ASM4190304v1, whole genome shotgun sequence genomic sequence acaactccacctaatggaggctgacggcgccccagattcaaacgtccaaaaacacataattgaaaccacaaaatatctccatactgctcgtccgtagtgatccaagtgtcctgaagccccgacataaaaagttgtttggaaaaacgtcacttgaactctgtttttagcctcattgtagcctggacgagcagtatggagatattttgtggtttcaattatgtgtttttggacgtttgaatctggggcgctgtctatggggtgccgtttgtaaagtgtctcacgctgaaaataacatcaacattttgccacatttagcttcaaacaatgtttaaaaaagtattgtgaattttttaacgtcaccttttaccacatttacagcaatatttgttaacttagaaatatattaaatagttaaatctaaatattaaatatggcacctaaatgttaaatattaaatctaaatctaaatctaaatctaaatctaaatctaaatttaaatgttaaatctaaatattaaatttaaatctaaatttaaatgttaaatctaaatattaaatctaaatctaaatctaaatgctgaatctaaatgttaaatctaaatattaaatctaaatttaaatgttaaatctaaatgtaaatgttaaatctaaatattaaatctaaatgctaaatctaaatgtaaatgttaaatctgaatattaaatctaaatttaaatgttaaatctaaatgctaaatctaaatctaaatgttaaatctaaatattaaatctaaatttaaatgttaaatctaaatattaaatctaaatgttaaatgttaaatctaaatgttaaatgttaaatctaaatgttctgggtgaaactaaatatttaactaatatgcaaattcacactgcggagtttagctacatatatatatacatatctcACATTtatcacgtcactatatcaccgtttagactaatctggtgtttgtaaagtctataaacacaatgactgaccaaacattactatttctgtgtgcatgttttgtaaataataacatggttatcgtagattattttaattcattatttgattctataaacacagtcatttagatttagatttagattcaatatttagatttaacatttagatttaatatttagatttagatttagatttaacatttagatttaatatttagatttagatttagatttatcatttagatttaacatttagatttaaaatttaacatttaggtgccacatttaatatttagatttagatttaacatttagattcaataattagatttaacatttagatttaatatttagatttagatttagatttaacatttagatttaaaatttaacatttaggtgccacatttaatatttagatttagatttagatttaacatttagatttaaaatttaacatttaggtgccacatttaatatttagatttagatttagatttaacatttagatttagatttagattcaatatttagatttaacatttagatttaatatttagatttagatttagatttatcatttagatttaacatttagatttagatttaacatttagatttataatttaacatttaggtgccacatttaatatttagatttagatttagattcaatatttagatttatcatttagatttaaaatttaacatttaggtgccacatttaatatttagatttaactatttaatatattgctaagttaacaaatattgctgtaaatgtggtaaaaggtgacgttaaaaaattcacaacacttttctgaacattgtttgaagctaaatgtggcaaaatgttgatgttattttcagcatgagacactttacaaacggcaccccatagccgtcagcctccattaggtggagttgtgttgctacctcctctccccttggatctctggaagtgttgtgaggactctaaaacttcacctgagcctctcttggcatatgggtgagtagataatggctgaattttcatttttgggtgcactatccctttaactgtggttgttgtcctgccacatttcccccGATGCACCGGCGCTGTTAAACATTAACAGCAACCAGCtatgtatcatgccgatgtgaaaggacagcttttttcgtcagtgtctgacgctgaagCTAAGCGCTGGTTTCTGAGGACTTTAGAGTGAGACCAGGGTGctaatgcagtgatgtctcaggaAAAAAACCAAATGCGTTTCCTCTggtgaaaacacactgacaggttgttaaaaaacacccaagtcTGATGGCTAACAATCTGCCAGAAGATGCAGCAATGACTAAATATAAACTGTTTGTAGCCTGGCAGGCATCACTGCATCACTTCAGAAACGCTGATATGATAGAGGTTCGCAGAAACATTTTCTATAGCGACTGAGCTGATGCATTCATATGTGTGGGGAGGCATCATACGCAGGCTCTCAAGTTATTTTTCTTGTTGAGTTGTGACATTAAACCATAGATATTCTTCCCCCTCCCCAGTGGCCCTCAGCGGAGATGACGGCTGGTCCATGAACGTGCAGTCGGAGGTCCGAGCCATGGAGGGCTACCCGGTGGTGCTGCCCTGCACGTTTAGCCACCCTCAGCACTCCCAGCATTCCTCCCTGCAGGTGCTGTGGCGTCTGGGCCACGGTCAGAGCGCCACTGTCTTGTACCGCTGCACCAGCCGGCTCGGGGCCCCCACCTGCGACCCGGGGCCCCAGCAGGACCAGCGCTACAGACTGGAGGGCAACCCAAGGGAACACGACCTGTCACTGCGGATCAACAGCGCCAACCTGCAGGACAGCGGACGCTACTACTGCCGGGTGGAGGTTCAGGGACGAGAACACATCAGCTTTGAGGACAAGATGGGGACCAGGCTGAGAGTGGAGGGTACGTTCATGCAGACCTAAAGCTACGTTAACACTGAGACATCATGTGCATGTTGGGGATTAAAACTCTGTCTGATGTTACAAAGTCTAAATGCAGATGTATTCGTCCTCCCGTCTGTCTGCAGCTCCTCCAAAGATCCTGGCGCTGTCGGTGGAGGGCAGTGAGCAGTCTGGGTACAGAGCCCTGTGTCGGGTCCAGGGCTCCCCGCTGCCGGACGTCCAGTGGCTCGGCCCCGACGACCTGCTGGAGGGTGTTGCGGTCGGTCCGCTGGCTCAGGGCTCCGCTGCTCTCTACCACACTGTCAGCCAGCTGAGAGACGTGGAGCCAGGCCAGCAGTACACCTGCAGTGCCTCCAACCCGCTGGGCAAAGAGCAGGCCACCCTGTATGTCCTGCCCCCCCAGCCCCCGCTGTACATGAGCGGGGCCTCGCCTCCTCTACTGCTCCTCCTGTCGGTGTCTCTCGGGGCCAAGGTCCTCCTGCTGGTGGGGATGGGGGTCTGGATGGTGCAGGGAGGAGCTCTGCAGGGAGTCAGCTGCTGGTGGAAATAACCTGCACTGAAATAAACTAATGTATATACTTTATGTAACACTGACGCCCCTTACTTGGCATTTATAAGCATTTAATAGATATTTATAAACTGTCAATCACTGTTTATTAATGTGTTTGCAAAAGCTATAACCCGTCATGTGGACAGCCATAAGTGGAGGCCTTTGCAGCAGGTTGAACAGTTTCCTGGACAGATCTGTATAATGTACTGAATTAATGTCCTTGAAATAAATGCTCAATTTAAAATGAGCAAATATTTGTTCTCTATCAATTTCTTATTAGACATTTTGTTTCTTATGTCATTTAATTCAACAACCTCAACATGATTAGAAATGATTCTGTAAATTAAAGTGTTAAGCCCCGTCTCctccaaaccctttcagtccagcacctgtggaaccagcagtaagccttcagacatggtacctagaccctcggtctgttcagacagtgctcttaaatgtgggcggggttgttgtcactcactgctccgtccagcactcgctgtatttcctcatcagcggtgacacagatggaagtctgcacctggtttatcgtccacagaacgaggctgcacgcccacattttcacaacaaaatacaacaggctgcagtgagagtctctctccatgggatatttaaaaatagcagctttgtgcatttagtccttctcaggcaagctcaggggtttagtgttgctgtagcccacaggaagtgaggattagaatatatgaccttcacataatccgctccaaattaatctatatttttaaagtcattactaaaagtgtgtgtcatataaaaactaaagtgatggtcaaagttgtcacagtgaaatttaaggtgtgctgatggattcacgtcatcaactcatgcattgagtaacattacaagttaacgttccaccttaaaagttgccggcagtcagcccagtgaatgaagctatttttttctctttcattttatagttgtagtttactgatgtatgaacagaggttacataaaaccagagtgagcgtcctctactgaccaatcagactgcagggtttctagctgcaccttttagtaccagatctgtgtgctaggtaccccaacagaggggggaccaaacatggggacgctaaggaacgcttctgttgggaccatccacaacttttactgtggagacagaaacaaactgaactgcTCGATGGAAACGAGGCTTAGCTGATGTTGTTGGAATACAACCGATAAGTAAGAGCTAGAGTTAGAAATACTCAAAgagcactctggcacaaacagGATGTAAATTTGGAACACTGTTGCAATATATTGTTAATATATCATTATCCAGAGCATCGCACTGgagtgacagagcagcagagcgctgagcagagtgaatgtgtgattaaattAACTGTTCGTtaagtcatgtagacatgggaCGCTCCCTTTATCTAACAGCTCTCTCATTTTAGCGtcgagcgtcagactgaattcaCAAACGCACCATAAGTCAGTCCATCAGTGATTCTCAAATTCAAGGATGGTTCCTCAGTAGGACGGGTCCTTCCAAGTCAGGTCCTACAGAGGCTAGGTAGGACTCCTTCCTaccattcagtgaacacacatggGAATAGGCTAGCAAGTGTCCAGGTGTGTGTCACTGGCCCCACCTTCAATTCTGGAAAATTGTGCACATAcccacatgcatccttgaaaattcccTAAAGGAAGAACTCAGTCCTCAGTAGAATCTGAAGGATCGTTCTGAAGGATTCGATGAcgtagcctccttgaaatttAACGATCCTCCCTTTTCTTTGAGAAGCACCACGTGTCCCTTCCTTCTGTGCCAGATCTTCTTCTCCTTATTGTGAGTTCCAGCATTTTTAGCTCAGTAttcctagtgtgtgtgtgtttagactTTTGCTCCCCACATCTGCCTGTTGATCTGGATATTTGCCTGTTTGACTGACTGTCTGTTTACCGGCCTGTGCTCGATTAAAACCCCTGAACATtatcctgtgtgtgtctgctttgtGGGTCCATCATTAGTTTGTGCCTGATAGCAAGATCTGGCACAGAAGCAAGGGAAGACAAAGACTAGATGCACTAGGAGAGGGAAGACGAGAGACACAGGTGCAACACATGAGGGCGGAAAActtgacaggaagtggatctgaAATGAGACAAGAGTTAAGTGACCAAAATAAGATAGGAAATTTTGGGGGCAATATGTGAAACAACCGAACATGACTTAATGTGTCAGGACAGGATGTGACTACATATGATAAAGATGTGATATTTGTCAAACAGCAGTTTGGTTGATGTGGTTTCTACCGTGAAACACTGAAATCATCTGTATGTTTAACAAAAGCAGAACGGAGcagctcaaaaagttgaaatagGTTGTTTCACATTTggttttttaaattatcaaCATCATCTTTACACTGACACATGTCATATTTAAATATCTGCTGAGCATGTGTGAAATAAAAACCAACGGCAGTCCAGTTTCATACATTATATTAGATTTAATAAAACTGTTAGAGATTAAATTAAGtttattaaaacacaaaaatgaagcAGATTATGTCCTTTAACCAATCAGATCACAAACTCAGTCAGTTATTAATTATCTGATACATACAGAGCTAAAAAGCAGCTCAATAAGTAAATATTCAATCAAACCACAATCTGACATTTATTTTACCATATGAAATATTATTACACCATATTAATTTGTAATGTGTcgtaaaacagcaaaacaaagacaaaaactgtACCATTAAATATAAGCTGAGATAGCCACAGTTAGCTTTAGCCCAGCTGTTTCCTGTGACTGAAAAAACTATTTGGTCAATCCGACGGTATCCAGAGCATTCTGCCTGAAAAGCAAATGTTCTGTATCAGTCAGGCTCCAGACTTTACAGTTTGCATTTAAGAAATTCTGCTTAACTTTTTTGAAAATCTACATTGTATATATTCCGTGTTGGCTgtactttgatatttttttgtaattttgtgtttaGTGGGAAAGTCGGGAGCTTAAACCTGGTGTTGTATTTTTCAGGACACAGACAAACCTCATCAAACTACATGACTGACAAAACTAGCTGAAGGTGTGACACTCAGGTTCATGAACATTTCTGAAAAACCTTTTCCTTTGTCTGTGGAAATCTTTCAACTATCAACACAGATTTAATCTAAACTGTAACATTACTGGAATaacttttatgattctgataatattaattatattaGGACATGGCTGCTACAGAATGGTCATGGGTGCCTGTTTTTCAATGAGTTTTATCCGTGTTTTCCGTCTTGGTAGCCGTCGTCAAATTGTTGAACCATCGATGGGGAAGAGGACGGGTTCTTTGTAGCAGACAGGATGGGCGGCCTTGCAGCAGTCCTCGTCACTCCAGCCAAAGTCGTGGCCTTTTTCCAGACTCATGATAGCACACTGACCATCATGCACCGTGCCGGGCTCCCCCTCCCCCCAGTTGGTGTCACTGACCGCAGCCTTGTTCAACCAGTACCATTCCCCAGACTGGGAGCTCCGACGCAGGCCGATCCACACCACCTGCATGCTGCTATTCTTGGCCTGCAGGATTTTTTCGTACAGTTGTCTCTGGAGTTGGGCCTCAGGGAAGCTGACCAGTTCCAGTCCGTTGTCTCTGCAGTACTTCAGAGATTCTCGCCAGCCGTTTGCCACTTCTCCGATTTTCAAGACCCCAGGAGACAAGATGCAACCCCTGAAATCTGTTGGGGCGTTCAGATGaaacatgacagagacagaaattaGACGTCACCTTTAATCAGaacattaacatgtttacatgttactCATTTACAAAAATCAGTCGGTGGTTTCTTTTGTGCGTCGTTCTGTGGAGGCCTGCTTGCAATAGCTTAGCAACAGAGCTGTAACAGTTCTGTACTTGTGCCGAACCATCACAGTCCGGGGATCATGGTCCCAGAGGCAGGAGGCTCCGATTACACAGAAAGTGCTTCCCAGGTTGCAAAagtgcactgcctttttttttaattgaaaaaagaaattggttaaaaaaaaaaaaaaaaaaaaaaaaaaaaaaaagccttctgCACCTTTTTagtgttgccaggcaaccaccccatcattTCGTTACCTTTACCTTGTTGTGTaatctactgtttatttatttatttattgtatgtatcctgcagtaatcagtgtgtagctgctgccatgttgaggcagagggtgctgtctgtagctctggttgagggtgagaggctgtcagcagataaacagagatctgtgtgggtacatgagaccctaaaaaaggggctggatcatggggagtaccaccagttggtccaggagcttctcctccatcatggacgtttataGGCATATTTTCTCTGGCTAAAACACCAGGCGCCTAGAGAGCAGGAACACGAGGTGCGTAGCAAAGCAAAAACAGCATAAagcttaattctcatttaaaactgtTCCAAAaaggcgcctccagctgctgaaacagtttctgtgtgatcagagcCTCAGAGGTGTGACGGGGCTGACACAACAGCATCtccctctagtgtgacatataatgAAATCGTCAGCAATAACgatcatttactgtccctgttatacGGCAGCTGATCTCGTCCCCTGCTTGGagagtaaggagctcccagacttcattgttttcccaatttgtggacattttgctgcagttttTCTTTGAGTGAGCTGCTAACTGCCACtagctgtttttgaaatctccCAGGGGTTGGTTGTGCACATAACATGTCGTCAAAACATCCTATCCACCCCTTCCATTGTCcagtcctgctggctgtcctttttacacagatgtcAAGTTGGCGCTGTTACTGCCTCCACTGCCAGTTTCAAagtgagacaactctgttccCTCATTCCACAATCGTACCTTTTAAAAAGAACAGCATAATAACAGCACaacattcccaccttga encodes the following:
- the LOC117266045 gene encoding sialic acid-binding Ig-like lectin 15, coding for MDAWWICSTLSLLLAVIGVALSGDDGWSMNVQSEVRAMEGYPVVLPCTFSHPQHSQHSSLQVLWRLGHGQSATVLYRCTSRLGAPTCDPGPQQDQRYRLEGNPREHDLSLRINSANLQDSGRYYCRVEVQGREHISFEDKMGTRLRVEAPPKILALSVEGSEQSGYRALCRVQGSPLPDVQWLGPDDLLEGVAVGPLAQGSAALYHTVSQLRDVEPGQQYTCSASNPLGKEQATLYVLPPQPPLYMSGASPPLLLLLSVSLGAKVLLLVGMGVWMVQGGALQGVSCWWK